In Osmia bicornis bicornis chromosome 1, iOsmBic2.1, whole genome shotgun sequence, the following proteins share a genomic window:
- the LOC123987861 gene encoding uncharacterized protein LOC123987861, which produces MPTDNAAQGSSVMTSSTSVPERVKIRIPEFTPDDPELWFCILERNFIAAGITLDGIKASYVTGALGARFITEVRDVLLNPPASGLYDTLKTELIRRLSVSQEQKARRLLELEEIGDRKPSQFLRHLRGLAGTCVSESLLRTLWLGRLPTNVQAILATQKDTALDKVAELADAILDTGPGRVSVAEAAYVSPAGPISPTDAVTERMMQLLITLQNQTEIMQGQIAELRASRRDQPPVRRFERRRSASRRGFNSRERSQSTGAQWGICP; this is translated from the coding sequence atgccAACGGATAACGCGGCTCAGGGCTCATCGGTGATGACCTCGTCAACTTCTGTGCCGGAACGGGTTAAAATTCGGATCCCAGAATTTACCCCGGATGATCCAGAACTCTGGTTTTGCATACTGGAGCGGAACTTTATTGCCGCTGGCATAACGTTGGATGGTATAAAGGCAAGTTACGTCACAGGGGCCCTTGGTGCGCGATTCATCACTGAGGTACGCGATGTTCTTTTGAACCCGCCAGCGTCCGGATTATATGATACTTTAAAAACGGAACTGATTCGTCGATTAAGTGTCTCCCAGGAACAAAAGGCCAGGAGGTTGTTAGAGCTTGAGGAGATTGGCGATCGCAAGCCGTCGCAATTTTTACGGCATCTACGCGGTTTAGCTGGGACTTGTGTGTCGGAGTCGTTATTGCGGACTCTGTGGCTAGGACGTTTGCCAACGAATGTGCAAGCTATTCTCGCGACTCAGAAAGATACCGCGTTAGATAAGGTGGCTGAATTGGCGGATGCGATTCTTGACACGGGGCCTGGGCGCGTGTCAGTGGCGGAAGCTGCATATGTAAGTCCCGCAGGACCGATTTCTCCTACGGATGCGGTCACAGAGCGGATGATGCAGCTGCTGATCACTCTGCAGAACCAGACCGAGATTATGCAGGGTCAAATTGCGGAGCTGCGCGCTTCGCGAAGGGACCAGCCGCCCGTACGACGTTTCGAGCGAAGACGCAGTGCATCGAGACGAGGATTCAATTCGCGGGAGCGGT